The Poecilia reticulata strain Guanapo unplaced genomic scaffold, Guppy_female_1.0+MT scaffold_207, whole genome shotgun sequence DNA segment caattttAAAAGAAGTTCAATATTAATTAACCTCAAGAAGTGGATTGAGTGTAGAGGTAGTTTGTGCGTCTCTGTGACTCTCGTCTaagatgtttcagaaaaaactcaaaaggKTTTGGGTAATTATGAACAACActacaaatctgaaaatataattttaaaaataatgtaaggAAAGTTATTTCTTTCAAGtccacaaaatgaaataatcagagTATCAAGATTTATGAAATTTgcacttctttatttttatttttttaaataagtctcTTACTTTGATAGAAACAACCGGGTACAAAAAAGGTCTatcaaaaattgtttatttacaagaaaaGTATATACAAGCTTATTTACACATTGTACCACACGCAATCAGTTATGCAACACAAAAACTCAGtgaatcaaacagaaacaggccattaaatacattaaaccaATTACAGCTgatgttttcaaaaagaaaaagaaaaaaaaaagaacaaaaatcatCAACATTGTCTCATTTCAGTTAACCTGTTGCTACTGGAGTTCAACCAGAACATTGGGAAACTTGACTGTCACAAAGACTCTAACCTCAGTGGTTGTAAAACAATGAAGCTGGTCTGTTTTGCTGCATCAATCCTCATGTTGTTGAATTCagacgaaaaaaaaacatccaaaggaAACCTGGGATGACGATACTGAAACAAATTCATACGACAAGGAAACTGTTGATCTACTTCTTATAAATGAGCCGACATGTTGTTAAACGTAGAAAAGTGACTGCTGGGTGGAgtttctgttctttctgaaCRAGTTTTGTTTAAGTGGACACGTGGACTGGttacagtcaaaataaaaataaaaattcagtKACTTATATCCTGTTTAATCTTAACAAAAAGCTTCATGTGTAATCAGAAGTAAAGTGAGAAGAACATTTTCACTTCACCATTTTTGGTACAGCTGAGCTCAGGCTGTCAGTGTGATGTAAACAAGTGGCAGCCATTTTAGTCGTTTAGCACAAAGCTAATTTATCACAGAACAATGGAAAGAGCTTAAGGCCAAAACTGAGGTTCTCAAGCCTCCATATAGTGAAGAgacaacaaaaagcaacaacatgagagaaaatcaaacagaaaactgcagacTGCTGCTAACGCGGTTCCATGAGTTATTTATGTTCGTAGTTTGGTTTAATTTGGCTTCATCTTTGTCATMTAAATWAAAACATTGTAGAATCTGTTGCATTTTCATGCACAACTTTAGAACATTTTACTTCTTCTTGACTTCTATATATGTTGAGTACGCGAGTTATTCCATTTGAACACTAGAtggcactgtgtgtgtgtaagttgATCTGTTCATTTCAATAGAGAAActgtttagcttttaaactggatGATCATGTGAATTATCTGGGATGATAACTGAAACAAGATGGATGAAGGTATCAGTCAGGGTGTGTTAGTTAAAACTCAATAAAGAGcattaaaaactgaagaatttGTGATTTGACCTACTGCAGTGCCAACTGAGAGTTTTTGAGTACCTGTGTTTTTAAACGTCTTCTGTAGAGACATTTACTGCCTGGAGACATGAAGGAAGAAATACTTTGTGTAGCTTGTGGGTCACAGGCTAATTTTGTGAATATGAACCAAAGACCAGCATCACCGTGGCGACAGACACAAAGTGGGTTAAAGATTTTCAGCATTTTACAGCGTGAAAACGAGCGGCGCTTCATAACTTCACCTTTCCAGAAATGATTCATGCGTTAGGTCAGGTGTTAAAAAAACCTTGTGAGAAAATATATGTTCAAGTGTTGCCTaccattacacacacacacacacacacacacacacacacacacacacacacactgtctttatttcagtctgagtcgctgctgctgctggacgaGTCTGTGGACATGGCCTCCACGTCGTCCTCGTTCTCCTTGTTGTGACCCGGCGGCTCGAGGCCGAAGTCGTTTCCATGGTGAGGAGGGAGCATCCCCACTGAGACGTCTGAGGGCTGCCAAGGGTAGTGAGGCGTCAGCACGTCTGAGGAGAAACAACAACATCTGGTCATCTGAGAAAAAATTATgaggcagaaaatgtttcttataGCAAAAAACTTATTGACTTAAATGAGCTGAAACGTCTGCTGCAGagacattgtaaaaaaaaaaaaagaaaaaagttggaaatgGTTATGCAACACAGGAAAAAGATGAAGTGTGGGTATTTGGTCAGAACTACAAAGCAAGAAAGACagcaagcaaaaaataaaaggagggaaggaggaaagaaacaaaggaagaaaacaagcaagaaaAGACRagaaaaaagcaacaaatacaagaaaaatgaagaaagcaagaaagaaacaaacaaagaaagccaaaaagggaaagaaagaaggcAAGTAAATAAAGGAAGYATGCCACCAAGTAAGAAGGAATGaaggaagcaaacaaaaaaggaagaaaggacttaagcaaaaaagaaaaaaagtggaaagaaggcaataaaaaaggaaggaaggaagaaagcaagcaataaaagaaataagagaAGGAAGTCTTAGACAACTGGATACCAAATTCAGTCTGGAGACATATTTTCCATCTGGAATCTTAACTCCATATTTCTCCAGACTGCATAGTAATCCTGTCACCATCGACCCATGTTGTCTGATTCTAACATCAGAACTGGTCTCCAGTTCTTCCTGTTCCTCCAAGATAAACTGACCGGGTAGTCGTCCTGCAGCCAGAGCGTCCCCAGGCAGATGTCCGTTCATCCCGTTGGACGACAGGTTGGCCATGTGTCCCAGCATCCCGCTGCGCATCTCCAGGTCAGTAGGGTACGGTCTGCGTGGGTCACCTGCGGCGCAGCGTTTCTGTTAGCAGCTCGAAGTAGCAGAACAGGAACACCAAACTGACCAAAAGGAGACGGCGGCGCTTACCTGGCACCCAGTTGAGCGGCGCGCACACGGCGTTACTGGCGCTGATTCGGTGAGCGTACTTGATGATTTCTTCGGAAGATATGCTTCCTGCGTTGAACGAGGACATATGCAGAGTTYAtgaagagagggaaaaaagtaatttaaaaacttaaaatagtAAATGTTCACTGAAAGCTGCATTTGCTCACCTTTTCTGGCCTTCTCGATGGATTTCAGCTTCTCTTTAGCCTGGTAAACAGCCGTGgcctttggggaaaaaacacaaaacaataaaacactaaattaaACACGGCATGTAAGAGTGTGCACAAGGAATGCTACATTAAAGGTTAGAAAATCATGCTGCATTACTCATTGCAAATAAATGTCATAGATTTAGCTAAAGTCCAGCCGTATACGAGTGGAGAAAACRGTCACTGTCAGTTATACTGTCATGTTgttattaaaggggcagtactgtGTGTTTTCCTACCATATAGTgttattttatagcacaatcaagtaactatctTACTTTCAGTTGTcgtaaaaatgcaaaatctaaatatatcaaatgtgacttaaaagaaatttgacttcataatttaactccttgaaattgggcctccgtttctttaagaagctcctgctctttgtgaaactccactttcaggaagtcatcacaacatggctcctctattaacccttcaacaacatttttaccagcgtttcaatgagcagtagctcctataatgWGCTCAGCAGATAGTGCAGTTCCACACTGCACTATCTaattgctaattgctgctggctagtctgaaggagctgagtggaggagacATGATCTGTGAGGGGGCAGCTTGGAAACKGCAGCTCtaaggaggagcttcgtccttgaaagcggagctaggtccacccaggcgttttgctcATATRAATGGTTGCCGTGGCGATGAAAGGATTTGTCAGATATACACAAAAGAATCAAGTCTTTTTGATGAAAGAATAACAACAGAACACAAGGAAAGCTCAACAACAGGGCAGTAGGTAATACTGCCCCTCTAACAGGAAAGTAAGGACAAAATTACTGCTTCTGACCAGAATGTGTTCGGCCTCCTTcagctgtttctgcagctgctggatgtCGCTGTCCCTCTTCTCCACCTCCTTCTCCAGCAGCTGCATCTCCTGGTGGACTTTCCCCTGCTGCTGCGCCACATCCATCAGCTCCTGGAACTCCTTGTCYCTCTGCACAAGCAGCTCTAAGATCTGGGGACAGAGYGTACCCTCTTTAAATACGACCTACGCCATAARCTCAGAAACAATGAGTCAataacgggaaaaaaaaaatcatagttaATAAAAAGACACCCGGGTAACCAGATACTTAATTTGAGTGTGGTTGTGTAAACAGTGAATGGAAGGAGCTGGAAGTCTCACTTCTCTGCACATATttactcttttatttactttattcctTCATTACTGTGAGATAATTTGGCTGCACTACATTAATGTAGCTGTCGAAATATAAACTCTGTTAGACGCATTCTTtccttttcacacatttttgatttgTCAGCAAAAGCATCAAcctaaaaaaatagaacaaaaatagttattttctaTCAAAAGCCAACGCTAAGACATYAAATTTGTATCATTCTAGAACTGGGAACATAATTTTGGACACCAATAGTTTAAAATGTCCCACTAGCATCCTTTTATATTGCAGACATGTATATAACTCTGACTGCTCTCTCTTACGTCCACAGTGAGATACATCCTCTCGTGTGACGTGGTGAACAGTTTTTCTCCGTTACCTGCGTGTCTTCTCCTGGCTGAGGGAGTTTCTGGCTTCTGGACAGAGCCAACATCTCTATCAGCTCCCTGAAATAAAAGCAGWCGAAGATAAACTACCAAGAGTACGCAGACTCCAGCAAACACCCGCTGMAGTTTATTCATCACGTTTACGAAACCATGGACAGATTATTATAAAGCAGGGTTCAGTGTTTAAGCGACCAAAAGTCGCTAAATTGTGACTTTTAATCACTTCTGCAATAGAAAGCCCGGTAAAGATGGTCTGACCCGAGGAGCGATTAGCCCTTAGTGGTTTTTTGCAATTTGAAGGGaatgaaaaagaagaataacATGGAACGAAACAAATtaacaaacttaaaaagttcaaatttacCGGGATAAAACYTCTAAGTCGTCAAGAACAGAAAGAAGACGCTCCTTCGTTGATTTCTCCGCTAGCGCCGCCATGTTTGYAACCCTCTCGTCGACGAAAGGATGTGACGTAGTTAAATTCATTCTTTTCATGTTGCTTAATGAGTGCCCTCTATCGGTAATAAGAGGGTATTACAGAAAACTTCTCCTCGCTCTTGTTATCACAGTGACAACTCCCTTCTGACGACGACGgtgaatttcattttcattatcAAGAATGTTATTTTGGCGACGAAGAGTGATGTTACTGGCGTCTCACAGTATGTTAAAGCGGTGCCTCTATGAAATGTTAYCAGATATCMAAAAAAATCTTCGTGGAYATTAGACACATGACACAGATTGCCGTCAGTAAAAGCAATAACCTCCTGAGCCAATTAGAGGCACGTGACCGCATATTCTCCTTTTCAYGTAGGCCTTTAAATAAAGACCTGGACTAAAAATTCTCTTTTCATCCTGCATTGTGAAGCTCGTCCATTTAAGAAAGGATAGACTAtcttaaatagattttttttttttttacaattatttaaatgcaagacaaagaaaatgattaGTGACCAAATAATCGCAGAAGGCTTACATTCAAGGACTCTGCATCAGGCGGTCATTGACGTCAATCTGTGACGTGTGATTCGGGGTTTGAGCTTACCATCCGAGGACTACGTCACCAATGACCAGCTGAGCCAATCACAGGCCAATACAGGCCTTTAATTAAAGACCTGGACTAAAAATTCTCTTTTCATCCCTCATGCTCGTCCATTAAGAAAAGATAACCTATctttaatggctttttttttttagacaaagaaaatgattaGTGACCAAATGATCGCAGAAGGCCTACATTCAAGGACTGTTTCAGGCGGTCATTTACGTCAATCTGTGACGTGGGATTCGAGGTTTGAGTTTGAAATCCTAGGATCACGTCATTAATGACCAGCTGAGCCAATCAGCTGCAGGCGACGCACAGTCCTTATTGCCTTACGGTATTTGAATGTaggatttcctttttttagtcttaaattttaattattatcaaaGTGAATTATctcaatgaaaataaataattaacagcTTATATAATGTAATTGTACTCTATATAAGCTGTTAATAGTGTAATGTATGCTTACACTATACGTAAATCATAGTATTTTCAGCAGGTGTTCTCTTACATCTGGTATCatttaaatcaggggtgtccaaacagTGGCCTTGGAGCTTTTTGTGGCCTTTTTGACTGATTTTGTTTGCAAAGTGATGatgacagtttattttttatttttttttgcagatgatgatTTTCTAACACAATACAATGATTTCAACACATATATTCCCATGATAGAGGACTTCCAgcaatttattctttaaaaaaaaaatccacatgtTCTGATCATATTTCTTCTCTAAAGTTTAAGTTTACGTTTTTACAATCAGTaactgtttgaaataaatctgaTCAATCTACAcgatattttaaaacaatctgaACTGCAACCATAAGAAACTGAAGCTCACAGTTAGTTTAATTCTTAGGTTCTTTAAAACATGATACCCCCTTCCTGTGTATGAGATATTGCAATCATTTAGAACCTGAAGATATATTGGTTTCCATTTCTGTTGAATCAAGAGTTGTAGTTGCTCAATAGTCTTGCCTCTTCAACTGAGTCTCGTCTTACCAATGTGTCAGACTTTGTCATTGGAGCCATGTTTTGCAAGTCAAATGAGGCTGTTCATTGCTCTGCtggtatacacacacacacacacacacacacacacacacacacacacacacacacacacacacacacacacacacacacacacacacacacacacacacNNNNNNNNNNNNNNNNNNNNNNNNNNNNNNNNNNNNNNNNNNNNNNNNNNNNNNNNNNNNNNNNNNNNNNNNNNNNNNNNNNNNNNNNNNNNNNNNNNNNNNNNNNNNNNNNNNNNNNNNNNNNNNNNNNNNNNNNNNNNNNNNNNNNNNNNNNNNNNNNNNNNNNNNNNNNNNNNNNNNNNNNNNNNNNNNNNNNNNNNNNNNNNNNNNNNNNNNNNNNNNNNNNNNNNNNNNNNNNNNNNNNNNNNNNNNNNNNNNNNNNNNNNNNNNNNNNNNNNNNNNNNNNNNNNNNNNNNNNNNNNNNNNNNNNNNNNNNNNNNNNNNNNNNNNNNNNNNNNNNNNNNNNNNNNNNNNNNNNNNNNNNNNNNNNNNNNNNNNNNNNNNNNNNNNNNNNNNNNNNNNNNNNNNNNNNNNNNNNNNNNNNNNNNNNNNNNNNNNNNNNNNNNNNNNNNNNNNNNNNNNNNNNNNNNNNNNNNNNNNNNNNNNNNNNNNNNNNNNNNNNNNNNNNNNNNNNNNNNNNNNNNNNNNNNNNNNNNNNNNNNNNNNNNNNNNNNNNNNNNNNNNNNNNNNNNNNNNNNNNNNNNNNNNNNNNNNNNNNNNNNNNNNNNNNNNNNNNNNNNNNNNNNNNNNNNNNNNNNNNNNNNNNNNNNNNNNNNNNNNNNNNNNNNNNNNNNNNNNNNNNNNNNNNNNNNNNNNNNNNNNNNNNNNNNNNNNNNNNNNNNNNNNNNNNNNNNNNNNNNNNNNNNNNNNNNNNNNNNNNNNNNNNNNNNNNNNNNNNNNNNNNNNNNNNNNNNNNNNNNNNNNNNNNNNNNNNNNNNNNNNNNNNNNNNNNNNNNNNNNNNNNNNNNNNNNNNNNNNNNNNNNNNNNNNNNNNNNNNNNNNNNNNNNNNNNNNNNNNNNNNNNNNNNNNNNNNNNNNNNNNNNNNNNNNNNNNNNNNNNNNNNNNNNNNNNNNNNNNNNNNNNNNNNNNNNNNNNNNNNNNNNNNNNNNNNNNNNNNNNNNNNNNNNNNNNNNNNNNNNNNNNNNNNNNNNNNNNNNNNNNNNNNNNNNNNNNNNNNNNNNNNNNNNNNNNNNNNNNNNNNNNNNNNNNNNNNNNNNNNNNNNNNNNNNNNNNNNNNNNNNNNNNNNNNNNNNNNNNNNNNNNNNNNNNNNNNNNNNNNNNNNNNNNNNNNNNNNNNNNNNNNNNNNNNNNNNNNNNNNNNNNNNNNNNNNNNNNNNNNNNNNNNNNNNNNNNNNNNNNNNNNNNNNNNNNNNNNNNNNNNNNNNNNNNNNNNNNNNNNNNNNNNNNNNNNNNNNNNNNNNNNNNNNNNNNNNNNNNNNNNNNNNNNNNNNNNNNNNNNNNNNNNNNNNNNNNNNNNNNNNNNNNNNNNNNNNNNNNNNNNNNNNNNNNNNNNNNNNNNNNNNNNNNNNNNNNNNNNNNNNNNNNNNNNNNNNNNNNNNNNNNNNNNNNNNNNNNNNNNNNNNNNNNNNNNNNNNNNNNNNNNNNNNNNNNNNNNNNNNNNNNNNNNNNNNNNNNNNNNNNNNNNNNNNNNNNNNNNNNNNNNNNNNNNNNNNNNNNNNNNNNNNNNNNNNNNNNNNNNNNNNNNNNNNNNNNNNNNNNNNNNNNNNNNNNNNNNNNNNNNNNNNNNNNNNNNNNNNNNNNNNNNNNNNNNNNNNNNNNNNNNNNNNNNNNNNNNNNNNNNNNNNNNNNNNNNNNNNNNNNNNNNNNNNNNNNNNNNNNNNNNNNNNNNNNNNNNNNNNNNNNNNNNNNNNNNNNNNNNNNNNNNNNNNNNNNNNNNNNNNNNNNNNNNNNNNNNNNNNNNNNNNNNNNNNNNNNNNNNNNNNNNNNNNNNNNNNNNNNNNNNNNNNNNNNNNNNNNNNNNNNNNNNNNNNNNNNNNNNNNNNNNNNNNNNNNNNNNNNNNNNNNNNNNNNNNNNNNNNNNNNNNNNNNNNNNNNNNNNNNNNNNNNNNNNNNNNNNNNNNNNNNNNNNNNNNNNNNNNNNNNNNNNNNNNNNNNNNNNNNNNNNNNNNNNNNNNNNNNNNNNNNNNNNNNNNNNNNNNNNNNNNNNNNNNNNNNNNNNNNNNNNNNNNNNNNNNNNNNNNNNNNNNNNNNNNNNNNNNNNNNNNNNNNNNNNNNNNNNNNNNNNNNNNNNNNNNNNNNNNNNNNNNNNNNNNNNNNNNNNNNNNNNNNNNNNNNNNNNNNNNNNNNNNNNNNNNNNNNNNNNNNNNNNNNNNNNNNNNNNNNNNNNNNNNNNNNNNNNNNNNNNNNNNNNNNNNNNNNNNNNNNNNNNNNNNNNNNNNNNNNNNNNNNNNNNNNNNNNNNNNNNNNNNNNNNNNNNNNNNNNNNNNNNNNNNNNNNNNNNNNNNNNNNNNNNNNNNNNNNNNNNNNNNNNNNNNNNNNNNNNNNNNNNNNNNNNNNNNNNNNNNNNNNNNNNNNNNNNNNNNNNNNNNNNNNNNNNNNNNNNNNNNNNNNNNNNNNNNNNNNNNNNNNNNNNNNNNNNNNNNNNNNNNNNNNNNNNNNNNNNNNNNNNNNNNNNNNNNNNNNNNNNNNNNNNNNNNNNNNNNNNNNNNNNNNNNNNNNNNNNNNNNNNNNNNNNNNNNNNNNNNNNNNNNNNNNNNNNNNNNNNNNNNNNNNNNNNNNNNNNNNNNNNNNNNNNNNNNNNNNNNNNNNNNNNNNNNNNNNNNNNNNNNNNNNNNNNNNNNNNNNNNNNNNNNNNNNNNNNNNNNNNNNNNNNNNNNNNNNNNNNNNNNNNNNNNNNNNNNNNNNNNNNNNNNNNNNNNNNNNNNNNNNNNNNNNNNNNNNNNNNNNNNNNNNNNNNNNNNNNNNNNNNNNNNNNNNNNNNNNNNNNNNNNNNNNNNNNNNNNNNNNNNNNNNNNNNNNNNNNNNNNNNNNNNNNNNNNNNNNNNNNNNNNNNNNNNNNNNNNNNNNNNNNNNNNNNNNNNNNNNNNNNNNNNNNNNNNNNNNNNNNNNNNNNNNNNNNNNNNNNNNNNNNNNNNNNNNNNNNNNNNNNNNNNNNNNNNNNNNNNNNNNNNNNNNNNNNNNNNNNNNNNNNNNNNNNNNNNNNNNNNNNNNNNNNNNNNNNNNNNNNNNNNNNNNNNNNNNNNNAACAAAACTTTGTGAGAAATCGGTCTACGGCTCAATTTTATTATATGCGTAAACCAATAGTTTTTATCACGATGGTTTCAAATGTTGCTATTCGTCAAGCATGTCCTCggtatatttcagttttatacaaaaatatattggcattttgaaattaaaagcaATTAAAGCCTCATATCAATCCTCAAATATTTATTGGATTACActgccattattattattattattattattattattattattattattattaatttcagtacatttaaaaaaatgcatatcatttcctttttaaaaaaagaaagaaaaatgacataCATCCATCCAGTAAGAACAAGACATTGTCTGAGTCAATAAATTCACGTTGCACTTTATATAATAATACTGTATTTCGACATGAACACGAATGAAACTAAAACGTtaaagctgacagaaaaaacatcaatatgCTAATATTGGaacaaaactgctttttttccAACCTTTGTAATTCAGTTGAAGTTTCTCACTRTTGGCAGCTTGACATAAAAGTAGATTCTATTAAATAACTGGCggataaatatatgtatttttttctaaataattctttcacatttttaattgccAGAGTTAATTAATCtctgttttaaattaacctACTTCGCAGCttatgttttccaaaaaaaaaacaacaaaaaaactaagctGGAAATTATACGTTATAGGCATATATTTTTCCCTTTAActttaggttttctgtttttgttcagattatGTTTACAATTTTCTATACTTTTTTGTTAGTGTACCATCAGTTGTCTTCCRgcaaactttaatttaaaaatcttcaactgtattttgttcttttagttttaactcaacagtattaaaaaaaaaagaaaaaaagaataacgaTCACCACAACTcgttttattttggaaagcCTAGCGGAAGTTGCGCAGTAGCTCCGTTGGCTACCTTGATGACCTCCGCGGCTTTGTTTTCACAACATACCAGACTTGGCCGAATAGGAAGTGCAACAACTTSACTTCGGAGCAACTTCTGATATCTTTTTGTCCTTTCAaccattttctttgttgtttttcgcCTCTGGGAATCTGCCGCCGACGATTTCAGGATGGTGAAAGTGTCGTTTAATACCGCTTTGGCACAGAAAGACGTGAAGAAAGATGCTGAAACTCTGATCCCCGAGGACGAAACGGTGAGgttgaaaatggctttttaagCTGAACGGGGGGAGCAGAACGGAGAGAGCGAAAACTAAGCTGTTTTTAGCCTATTGGCGGTAGTCCAAAGCATTSCGAACTAGTCTATGTTAATGTGTAACTTGccgtgttttaaaaaaatttcgtATTTTGCATGACAttaaaaacgtttaaaaattCGGAACTCGGCGGACGTTACTTCCTAATTTggcttttagtgttttattggACTTAAACACCAACAGTCATTAAAGGCACATTTTATATAKTTGTAAGTTTTCGCTCCATTTTGTTTCGCTCCCCACTCTTTAGGTAGCCGAATTTGTTGCAAAACTGAAATACTGTTGTAATAATCTCTATGGGTGAAATATACGTCGGGCTTTAGTTGGATTCTTGTCAGTTTGAGACCGCGGCACGAGCGCAGTTGAGTTTCTTTTTCCTCTAGATCTGTTTGGGAATCGATTCTTAAATAACGCTTataactgttgtttttaaaaacataaatcataaaACGAACAAATATAACAGTAAGGAATTAGTTTCACCCATCTTACCAAGTAGGTTTGGGTATTTATGTGTGTAATTTGGTTTAATATCGCGATACTGACGTATTGTAAATTGCGGAGTGACCTTATTTCACAAAAACCGTGTTGAACAAATAATTTACAGCGATTTAAAACTAGAAATCTGCAACACTCTTWATTGAGTTYATTTYAAATagaaatattgtcatttttaatgtaatcacTCCTCTTAAaaacctacttttttttttagttctgcttTATCCTAACAGCTCTGTTGCAGGGTTTCATGGAGACTTGAGGAGAATTAGATTTAGGTGCTTCTACTAAGCACATTGTTAAAAGAGATTGAACTTATAACTATATTGTTGGAAAGCttttaaaactagttttttaaaattattatttaacaatCGGAACACCAGTAGCATSTGTCCTTAACCCTTTTCTGAACAAAGGCCATCCAAGTGGGTTGATGTGTCTACAGACCCCAAAATAGTAGGAGTTCCttagtttgatgttttgaatgAATAGGACAAATAATTTAGGTATTTGAGTTCTTATGTATTGGGCCTGCTTTGCTATCTTAACCATGTCAGCACTATAAAAGCAAACGGATAAACAGAGGAAGTCCCTGTCATCACATGA contains these protein-coding regions:
- the med4 gene encoding mediator of RNA polymerase II transcription subunit 4 isoform X1; translated protein: MAALAEKSTKERLLSVLDDLEVLSRELIEMLALSRSQKLPQPGEDTQILELLVQRDKEFQELMDVAQQQGKVHQEMQLLEKEVEKRDSDIQQLQKQLKEAEHILATAVYQAKEKLKSIEKARKGSISSEEIIKYAHRISASNAVCAPLNWVPGDPRRPYPTDLEMRSGMLGHMANLSSNGMNGHLPGDALAAGRLPDVLTPHYPWQPSDVSVGMLPPHHGNDFGLEPPGHNKENEDDVEAMSTDSSSSSSDSD
- the med4 gene encoding mediator of RNA polymerase II transcription subunit 4 isoform X2, whose translation is MAALAEKSTKERLLSVLDDLEVLSRELIEMLALSRSQKLPQPGEDTQILELLVQRDKEFQELMDVAQQQGKVHQEMQLLEKEVEKRDSDIQQLQKQLKEAEHILATAVYQAKEKLKSIEKARKGSISSEEIIKYAHRISASNAVCAPLNWVPGDPRRPYPTDLEMRSGMLGHMANLSSNGMNGHLPGDALAAGRLPADVSAHLSQ
- the med4 gene encoding mediator of RNA polymerase II transcription subunit 4 isoform X3; this encodes MAALAEKSTKERLLSVLDDLEVLSRELIEMLALSRSQKLPQPGEDTQILELLVQRDKEFQELMDVAQQQGKVHQEMQLLEKEVEKRDSDIQQLQKQLKEAEHILATAVYQAKEKLKSIEKARKGSISSEEIIKYAHRISASNAVCAPLNWVPGDPRRPYPTDLEMRSGMLGHMANLSSNGMNGHLPGDALAAGRLPDVSAHLSQ